A single region of the Brachypodium distachyon strain Bd21 chromosome 3, Brachypodium_distachyon_v3.0, whole genome shotgun sequence genome encodes:
- the LOC100821622 gene encoding plasma membrane-associated cation-binding protein 1 has protein sequence MDYWKSKVLPKMKTVFAKNAGKKAAATAELVKSFDESKEGINGEFEKKKVDLQPKVVEIYEGAAAAVKVLIKQRKVSGIKKNSAAVTKFMEDLANIDFPGAKQVSEGIAKVGPALLSGPLFATFDKVSTLLPATDEAPKEAPADAEEKKEEAASEEKTEEAQPPAAAVEETAVAAADESAPAAAEALPVAEESTAPVSEAPEAAAPLAEAEPAKAQEETPKA, from the exons ATGGATTACTGGAAGTCCAAGGTGCTGCCCAAGATGAAGACCGTCTTCGCCAAGAACGCCGGCAAgaaggccgccgccaccgccgagctCGTCAAGTCCTTCGACGAGTCAAAG GAGGGGATCAACGGTGAgttcgagaagaagaaggtggatCTCCAGCCTAAGGTCGTCGAGATCTACGAGGGTGCTGCGGCTGCAGTCAag GTTCTGATCAAGCAGAGGAAGGTATCCGGGATCAAGAAGAactccgccgccgtcaccaAGTTCATGGAAGATCTGGCCAACATTG ATTTCCCTGGAGCCAAGCAAGTGAGCGAGGGCATCGCCAAGGTCGGCCCTGCCCTGCTTTCCGGTCCTCTCTTCGCCACCTTCGACAAGGTCTCCACGCTGCTCCCCGCCACCGACGAGGCGCCCAAGGAGGCTCCCGCCGACGcagaggagaagaaagaggaagCGGCGTCGGAGGAGAAGACAGAAGAAGCACAGCCCCCCGCCGCGGCGGTCGAGGAAACCGCTGTTGCTGCCGCCGATGAGAGTGCTCCTGctgccgcagaggcactgccGGTGGCGGAAGAGAGTACAGCGCCGGTGTCCGAGGCCCCTGAAGCTGCTGCCCCACTCGCTGAGGCGGAGCCAGCCAAGGCCCAGGAGGAGACACCCAAGGCTTAG